The following are encoded together in the Bacillus cereus group sp. RP43 genome:
- a CDS encoding LTA synthase family protein, with amino-acid sequence MKNKINLQMQNISFVIIIALAVWLKTYLITRFSFDLKIESSTQELILFISPLAASLAFVGLALFATGEKRNYIALCINLLLTIVLVGNVMFYDFYNDFVTLPVLGQTSNFGQLGGSIIEILNYKIILAFVDIIFFFILLKRKAIVFKTERVTHSARLLYFLLTLGVFFANLQLAEKERPELLTRSFDRVMLVKNLGLYTHQVYDLTLQIKAGSQKALADSSKLQETENYVKANQSEPNPNMFGAAKGKNVIVVTLESLQTFLIGASVNGQEVTPFLNEFINESYYFDNFFHQTGQGKTSDSEFLIDTSLYPLNRGAVFFTHGNNDYTATPEILRQQGYFTSVFHANNATFWNRNIMYSALGYDRYYNELDYKITPETNLNWGLKDIEYFDQSVDILKTVDQPFYARFLTLTNHYPFTYDEDTKFIEPYNSGNGVFDRYIVTARYLDESIKKFIERLKAEGMYDDSIIVLYGDHYGISEKHNRAMAQFLEKDQITEFDTLNLQRTPLYIHIPGQTEGQTISKPTGQIDMKPTILNLLGIDTTNDIRFGHDMFSDEYTGFVVLRDGSFITDKYAYKNNTFYDRITGEIVDLPKKEAQALINRAQNELRMSDKIIEGDLLRFSESNKIKTGEVKTKIKETEK; translated from the coding sequence ATGAAGAATAAAATAAATTTACAAATGCAAAATATAAGCTTTGTTATAATAATTGCTTTAGCAGTATGGTTAAAAACATATCTTATTACGCGATTCAGTTTTGATTTAAAAATTGAGTCTTCTACACAAGAACTTATTTTGTTTATTAGCCCTCTCGCTGCCTCGTTAGCATTTGTTGGATTAGCATTATTTGCAACTGGTGAAAAGAGAAATTATATAGCGCTATGTATTAATCTCTTATTAACAATCGTACTTGTTGGGAATGTAATGTTCTATGACTTTTATAATGATTTCGTTACGTTACCAGTACTTGGACAAACATCAAACTTTGGCCAATTAGGCGGCAGTATTATAGAAATATTGAACTACAAAATTATACTCGCATTCGTAGACATTATTTTCTTCTTTATTTTATTAAAAAGGAAAGCAATAGTCTTTAAAACAGAACGTGTAACTCATTCTGCACGCTTATTATATTTTCTTTTAACACTTGGTGTATTTTTTGCGAATCTACAGCTTGCAGAAAAAGAACGACCTGAATTATTAACGAGATCCTTCGACCGCGTAATGCTTGTGAAAAATTTAGGACTATACACTCATCAAGTATATGATTTAACACTACAAATAAAAGCTGGATCCCAAAAGGCACTTGCAGATAGTAGTAAATTACAAGAAACTGAAAACTACGTAAAAGCAAACCAAAGTGAACCAAATCCTAATATGTTTGGTGCAGCGAAAGGAAAAAACGTAATTGTCGTTACTCTTGAATCCTTGCAAACCTTTTTAATAGGTGCATCTGTCAATGGTCAAGAAGTTACACCGTTCTTGAATGAATTCATAAATGAAAGCTATTACTTTGATAACTTTTTCCACCAAACTGGTCAAGGAAAAACATCAGATTCTGAATTTCTAATAGATACATCGTTGTATCCATTAAATCGAGGAGCTGTATTCTTCACGCACGGTAACAACGATTATACTGCGACTCCAGAAATTTTACGTCAGCAAGGCTATTTCACTTCTGTATTCCATGCGAATAACGCAACATTTTGGAATCGTAATATCATGTACTCTGCTCTTGGTTATGATCGTTACTATAATGAACTTGATTACAAAATTACGCCGGAAACAAATTTAAATTGGGGATTAAAGGATATTGAATACTTTGATCAATCAGTAGATATATTAAAAACTGTTGATCAACCATTTTACGCTCGTTTCCTTACTTTAACAAACCATTATCCATTTACGTATGATGAAGATACAAAATTCATTGAACCATACAACTCTGGTAATGGCGTATTTGATCGTTATATCGTAACAGCACGTTACTTAGACGAATCAATTAAAAAATTTATTGAGCGTTTAAAAGCCGAGGGAATGTATGATGATTCTATTATTGTGTTATATGGTGATCATTATGGCATTTCTGAAAAACATAATCGCGCAATGGCACAGTTTTTAGAAAAAGATCAAATAACAGAATTTGATACTTTAAATTTACAACGCACACCTTTATATATTCATATCCCTGGCCAAACAGAAGGTCAAACTATTTCAAAGCCTACGGGACAAATCGATATGAAGCCTACTATTCTAAATTTATTAGGGATTGATACTACTAACGATATCCGTTTTGGCCATGATATGTTTTCAGATGAATATACCGGTTTTGTTGTTTTACGTGATGGTAGCTTTATTACAGACAAGTATGCATACAAAAACAATACTTTCTATGACCGCATAACGGGTGAAATTGTAGATTTACCAAAAAAAGAAGCACAAGCACTCATTAACCGTGCACAAAATGAGTTACGAATGTCTGACAAAATTATTGAAGGTGATTTATTACGTTTCTCAGAAAGTAATAAAATTAAAACTGGAGAAGTAAAAACTAAAATTAAAGAAACTGAAAAATAA
- a CDS encoding NAD(P)-binding protein, translated as MYDITIIGAGVSSIFMAYTLAKSNKKVLILDKGKPLEHRNCPLDQGKTCNCNSCDKYFGFGGLGKSEGKFNYTNGFGGELEKKVGKKGFIQLMDEVDEILCQFGGSSVSKYSTENPTLTKRAEACGLQMLTTEVRHLGTTLSSNIFQQLYEFLLTKIDIQFHIDVQNIVKQKDHFKIYTNQETVHSKKLVFATGRSGADWLKAMCTSLNISQEQTRVDLGIRVEMKENQLRSILKDTFETKLSYEHEHFTATTYCMNPKGRIIRKYEEGLVMPDGQNFREQGTGTPNLNFTLFIPRYFPTLKEANVYTSSIIKSINQGRDRIVIQRLEDLLKKQPTVENGMKHNHIQPTLHGDYGNLNKEIPPLYIEGLKEFLLRLEQFIQEPIDKDTLLYGIDGKFYAPTIKVNNHFETTMNGLFLIGDCSGVTHSLSQAAASGLYVGKYLSDI; from the coding sequence ATGTATGATATTACAATTATCGGTGCTGGAGTGAGTAGCATTTTTATGGCTTATACATTAGCCAAAAGCAACAAAAAGGTTTTAATTCTTGATAAAGGCAAACCGTTAGAACATCGAAATTGTCCTTTAGACCAAGGGAAAACATGTAACTGTAATTCATGTGATAAGTATTTCGGTTTTGGTGGCTTAGGAAAGTCTGAAGGGAAATTTAATTATACAAATGGATTTGGAGGCGAACTCGAGAAAAAGGTAGGTAAAAAAGGCTTTATACAACTCATGGATGAAGTAGATGAAATTCTATGTCAGTTTGGCGGAAGTTCAGTTTCAAAATATTCTACAGAAAATCCAACTCTCACTAAAAGAGCTGAAGCGTGTGGTTTACAAATGCTAACAACCGAAGTAAGACATCTTGGTACTACACTTTCCAGTAACATTTTTCAGCAGCTCTATGAATTTTTACTTACCAAAATAGATATCCAATTTCATATAGATGTACAAAATATCGTTAAGCAGAAAGACCATTTTAAAATATATACAAATCAAGAAACTGTCCATTCTAAGAAATTAGTATTTGCAACCGGTCGTTCCGGGGCGGATTGGTTAAAAGCAATGTGCACTTCTCTTAATATTTCTCAGGAGCAAACTCGTGTAGATTTAGGTATTAGAGTAGAGATGAAAGAAAATCAATTACGTTCTATATTAAAAGATACATTTGAGACAAAACTTTCTTATGAGCATGAACATTTCACAGCAACTACTTACTGTATGAATCCAAAAGGACGCATTATTCGAAAGTACGAAGAAGGTTTAGTTATGCCTGACGGTCAAAATTTCCGAGAGCAAGGAACTGGCACTCCTAACTTAAATTTCACTTTATTTATCCCGCGCTATTTTCCAACTCTCAAAGAAGCAAATGTATACACAAGTTCAATTATTAAAAGCATTAACCAAGGACGAGATCGGATTGTTATACAGCGCTTAGAGGACTTATTAAAGAAACAACCTACAGTGGAAAACGGCATGAAACATAATCATATACAACCTACACTACACGGTGATTATGGAAATTTGAATAAAGAAATCCCTCCATTATATATTGAAGGGCTCAAAGAGTTTTTATTACGCTTAGAACAATTTATACAAGAACCTATCGATAAAGATACTTTATTATATGGAATTGATGGAAAATTCTATGCTCCTACCATAAAAGTCAATAACCATTTTGAAACAACTATGAATGGGCTATTTTTAATTGGAGATTGTTCAGGTGTCACTCATTCATTATCTCAAGCAGCTGCAAGTGGACTGTATGTTGGAAAATATTTGTCTGACATTTAA
- a CDS encoding cell wall hydrolase, whose translation MKLLKIKHIIPLSAAAITFVCNQGAAEASTIHTVKKNDTLWGISKQYGVSIQSIKQANNKGNDQTFIGEQLHIPGSMNSNEVTVRQNDKPANISGQIIYQVQPGDSLEIVAKRYNVTVQSIKQINNTVGNKLYTGQHLKINSSISEKEKALMARLVTAEAGGESYKGKVAVAKVILNRVNAKGFPNTITGVIYEPIKHGYAFTPVTDGRINQPASAEAKMAVEEAISTNGINSDWLYFYNPKTSTSKWITTRQTVAVIGNHVFAK comes from the coding sequence ATGAAATTATTAAAAATAAAACATATTATTCCTTTATCTGCAGCTGCAATTACATTCGTATGTAATCAAGGTGCAGCTGAAGCTTCCACCATTCATACAGTAAAAAAGAATGATACACTTTGGGGCATTAGTAAACAATATGGAGTTTCAATACAATCCATTAAACAAGCGAATAATAAAGGAAACGATCAAACTTTTATTGGAGAACAGTTACATATTCCAGGATCCATGAACTCAAATGAAGTCACTGTTCGTCAAAACGACAAACCTGCGAACATCTCTGGACAAATTATTTATCAAGTACAACCGGGAGATTCATTAGAAATAGTAGCAAAGCGTTACAATGTAACCGTTCAATCTATAAAACAAATTAACAACACAGTCGGAAACAAGCTTTACACAGGACAACATTTGAAAATTAATTCAAGTATTTCAGAAAAAGAAAAAGCCTTAATGGCACGCTTAGTCACTGCTGAAGCAGGTGGCGAATCATATAAAGGAAAAGTAGCAGTAGCGAAAGTTATCTTAAATCGTGTAAATGCAAAAGGTTTTCCTAATACAATAACAGGAGTTATTTATGAACCTATTAAACACGGATATGCATTTACCCCTGTTACAGATGGAAGAATTAATCAGCCTGCTAGTGCAGAAGCAAAAATGGCAGTAGAAGAGGCTATCTCCACAAATGGAATAAATTCTGATTGGCTTTATTTCTATAATCCGAAAACATCAACAAGCAAATGGATTACTACACGTCAAACAGTAGCAGTAATCGGTAACCATGTCTTTGCTAAATAA
- the plcA gene encoding phosphatidylinositol diacylglycerol-lyase — translation MSNKKLFLKLFICSTIFSTFVFALNDKQVVAASSINELENWSRWLQPIPDNIPLARISIPGTHDSGTFKLQNPIKQVWGMTQEYDFRYQMDHGARIFDIRGRLTDDNTIVLHHGPLYLYVTLHEFINEAKQFLKDNPSETIIMSLKKEYEDMKGAENSFSSTFEKNYFLDPIFLKTEGNIKLGDARGKIVLLKRYSGSNESGGYNNFYWPDNETFTTTVNQNVNVTVQDKYKVSYDEKVKSIKDTINETINNSEDFNHLYINFTSLSSGGTAWNSPYYYASYINPEIANYMKQKNPTRVGWIIQDYMNEKWSPLLYQEVIRANKSLIKE, via the coding sequence ATGAGCAATAAGAAACTTTTTTTGAAATTATTCATATGTAGTACTATATTTAGTACATTTGTATTTGCTTTAAATGATAAGCAAGTAGTTGCAGCTAGCTCTATTAATGAACTTGAAAATTGGTCAAGATGGCTGCAACCTATACCCGATAACATACCGTTAGCACGAATTTCAATTCCAGGAACACATGATAGTGGAACGTTCAAGTTGCAAAATCCGATAAAGCAAGTATGGGGAATGACGCAAGAATATGATTTTCGTTACCAAATGGATCATGGAGCTAGAATTTTTGATATAAGAGGGCGTTTAACAGATGATAATACGATAGTTCTTCATCATGGGCCATTATATCTTTATGTAACATTACACGAATTTATAAATGAAGCGAAACAATTTTTAAAAGATAACCCAAGTGAAACGATTATTATGTCTTTAAAAAAAGAGTATGAGGATATGAAAGGAGCGGAAAACTCATTTAGTAGTACGTTTGAAAAAAATTATTTTCTTGATCCTATCTTTTTAAAAACAGAAGGAAATATAAAACTTGGAGATGCTCGTGGGAAAATTGTATTATTAAAAAGATATAGTGGCAGTAATGAGTCTGGAGGATATAATAATTTTTATTGGCCAGACAATGAGACGTTTACCACAACTGTAAATCAAAATGTAAATGTAACAGTACAAGATAAATATAAAGTGAGTTATGATGAGAAAGTAAAATCTATTAAAGATACGATAAATGAAACGATTAACAATAGTGAAGATTTTAATCATCTATATATTAATTTTACAAGCTTGTCTTCTGGTGGTACAGCATGGAATAGTCCATATTATTATGCGTCCTACATAAATCCTGAAATTGCAAACTATATGAAGCAAAAGAATCCTACGAGAGTGGGCTGGATAATTCAAGATTATATGAATGAAAAATGGTCACCATTACTTTATCAAGAAGTTATAAGAGCGAATAAGTCACTTATAAAAGAGTAA
- a CDS encoding family 1 glycosylhydrolase: MKFPHDFLFGAASASYQVEGAWNKDGKGVTNWDEFSKIPGKTYNGTNGDVAVDHYHRYKEDVRLMAEMGLESYRFSISWARILPTGDGEVNEKGIAFYNNLIDECLKYGIVPFVTLYHWDLPLTLEKDGGWTNKRTAEAFVKYAEICFKAFGDRVKHWITFNETVMFCGLGYLKGAHPPGIQNDVPKYFQATHYVFYAHAKTVAVYKQLKQYGEIGITHVFLPAYSVDDQKENILAANHANEYETYWYYDPVLKGEYPSYVVQQLKEKGWTPNWTVEELEIIKQNAEKNDFIGLNYYQPIRVERYDMDIKNEEHSRENSTLAPGSPSFDGFYRTVKMDDKTYTKWGWEISPEGFLEGLHMLKARYGDIKMYVTENGLGDEDPIIDGEIVDVPRIKFIEEHLKVMKRAIQEGINLKGYYAWSVIDLLSWLNGYKKQYGFIFVDHNDNLKRKKKLSFHWYKHVIETRGEEL, encoded by the coding sequence ATGAAGTTTCCACATGATTTTTTATTCGGGGCTGCTTCAGCTTCTTATCAAGTAGAAGGTGCATGGAATAAAGATGGAAAAGGTGTTACGAATTGGGATGAGTTTTCAAAAATTCCTGGCAAAACATACAATGGGACAAATGGTGATGTAGCTGTTGATCATTATCATCGATATAAGGAAGATGTTCGCTTAATGGCTGAGATGGGATTAGAATCGTATCGTTTTTCTATTTCTTGGGCGAGAATTTTGCCGACTGGAGATGGAGAGGTAAATGAAAAAGGAATAGCATTTTATAACAACTTAATTGATGAATGTTTAAAATACGGGATTGTACCGTTTGTAACTTTATATCATTGGGATCTACCGTTAACTTTAGAAAAAGACGGTGGATGGACGAATAAAAGAACAGCAGAAGCTTTTGTAAAGTACGCAGAGATTTGCTTTAAGGCATTTGGTGATAGAGTTAAACATTGGATTACTTTTAATGAAACAGTGATGTTTTGTGGATTAGGGTACTTAAAAGGTGCGCATCCACCTGGAATACAAAATGATGTTCCAAAGTATTTTCAAGCGACTCATTATGTATTTTATGCACATGCAAAAACAGTTGCAGTGTACAAGCAGTTGAAACAATATGGAGAGATTGGTATCACGCATGTTTTTTTACCTGCTTATAGTGTGGATGATCAAAAAGAAAATATACTAGCAGCAAATCATGCGAATGAATATGAAACGTATTGGTACTATGATCCAGTTTTAAAAGGTGAGTATCCATCTTATGTTGTACAACAATTAAAGGAAAAAGGATGGACTCCTAATTGGACGGTTGAAGAATTAGAAATTATTAAACAAAATGCCGAAAAAAATGATTTTATTGGCTTGAATTATTATCAACCGATACGAGTGGAAAGATACGATATGGATATAAAGAATGAGGAACATTCTCGAGAAAACTCAACACTTGCTCCAGGTAGTCCTTCTTTTGATGGTTTTTATCGAACAGTTAAAATGGATGATAAAACATATACAAAATGGGGATGGGAAATATCTCCCGAAGGTTTCTTAGAGGGATTGCACATGTTGAAAGCACGTTACGGTGACATAAAGATGTATGTAACGGAAAATGGACTTGGTGATGAAGATCCAATCATTGACGGAGAAATTGTAGATGTTCCAAGAATTAAATTTATTGAAGAGCATTTAAAAGTAATGAAGCGTGCAATTCAAGAGGGAATTAATTTAAAAGGTTATTATGCATGGTCTGTTATCGATTTATTAAGTTGGCTAAATGGATATAAAAAGCAATATGGCTTTATTTTTGTCGATCATAATGATAACTTAAAACGTAAGAAGAAACTTTCGTTTCATTGGTATAAGCATGTGATCGAAACGAGAGGAGAAGAGTTATAA
- a CDS encoding GntR family transcriptional regulator has protein sequence MSAKYKQIADVLEQDIRDGLFNETKKLPTEEALMNRFEVSRNTIRKVISQLVNRGYIFQVQGSGMFLRETSVTDYINLGSLRGLTKNLVSQNIETKVLELEVIDADEEIAKRMQCEVGTRLYFLKRLRIVDGKPFSIEVSYFKKDIIPYLNEEIALSSVYSYFIEDLRLNIGFADKVISCEKVNKENAQLLEINEGDPALLIENTVHLVNGTIFELSQSMFHYEKTKLLNRINFK, from the coding sequence ATGAGTGCAAAGTATAAACAAATTGCAGATGTGTTAGAGCAAGACATTCGAGATGGGCTTTTTAATGAAACGAAAAAACTACCTACAGAAGAAGCGTTGATGAATCGATTTGAAGTAAGCCGTAATACGATACGTAAAGTAATTAGTCAGCTTGTGAATAGAGGCTATATTTTTCAAGTGCAAGGTAGTGGCATGTTTTTACGCGAAACTTCTGTAACAGATTACATTAATCTAGGCAGTTTGCGTGGATTAACGAAAAACCTCGTTTCACAAAATATTGAAACGAAAGTGTTAGAGCTTGAAGTAATTGATGCGGACGAAGAGATAGCAAAGCGGATGCAATGTGAAGTTGGAACTAGGTTATATTTTTTGAAGCGCTTAAGAATTGTAGACGGGAAACCATTCTCTATTGAAGTAAGTTATTTCAAAAAGGATATCATTCCTTATTTGAATGAAGAAATAGCATTAAGCTCTGTATACAGTTATTTCATTGAAGATTTACGATTAAATATTGGCTTTGCCGATAAAGTTATTAGTTGTGAAAAAGTAAATAAAGAAAATGCACAGCTTTTAGAAATAAATGAAGGTGATCCGGCACTTCTTATTGAAAATACAGTTCATCTTGTAAATGGAACTATTTTTGAGTTATCTCAATCGATGTTTCATTATGAAAAGACCAAACTTTTAAATCGGATTAATTTTAAGTGA
- the bshB2 gene encoding bacillithiol biosynthesis deacetylase BshB2 produces the protein MKKERHVLVVFPHPDDESYCVAGTILAYTEQKVPLTYVCLTLGEMGRAMGNPPFATRESLYAIREKELKRATNILGIEDLRMMGYRDKTLEFEEPGKLRSLIQNCIEELNPSIVISFYPGYAVHPDHDATGEAVGEALANISESTRPAFYAVAFSKNHEAEIGPPDFKNEVKEYVPRKLEALRAHASQFTTKVDELEREYEEGVPETVEWLEREPFWIYSFKDKNM, from the coding sequence ATGAAAAAGGAGCGCCACGTTTTAGTTGTTTTCCCGCATCCAGATGATGAGTCGTATTGCGTGGCTGGCACAATTTTGGCTTATACTGAGCAGAAAGTCCCTCTTACTTATGTTTGCTTAACACTTGGTGAAATGGGGAGAGCAATGGGAAATCCACCTTTTGCAACACGTGAGTCTTTATATGCTATTAGAGAGAAAGAATTAAAGCGAGCTACAAATATTTTAGGGATTGAAGATTTACGTATGATGGGATATCGTGATAAAACTCTTGAATTTGAAGAGCCTGGAAAATTAAGAAGTCTGATTCAAAACTGTATTGAAGAATTGAATCCTTCTATAGTTATTTCTTTCTATCCTGGGTATGCAGTTCATCCAGATCACGATGCAACAGGGGAAGCGGTAGGAGAGGCATTAGCTAATATTTCGGAAAGTACACGACCGGCCTTTTATGCTGTAGCTTTTTCGAAAAATCATGAAGCTGAAATTGGGCCTCCGGATTTTAAAAATGAAGTGAAAGAATATGTTCCAAGAAAATTAGAAGCATTAAGAGCACATGCATCACAATTTACAACTAAAGTGGATGAGCTGGAAAGAGAGTATGAAGAAGGTGTTCCGGAAACAGTTGAGTGGTTAGAAAGAGAGCCGTTTTGGATATATTCATTCAAAGATAAAAATATGTGA
- a CDS encoding PLP-dependent aminotransferase family protein — protein MEWQPNREDKIPVYKQIADYIERGISTGEFPSDRKLPSERMLAQKLQVNRSTVVAAYEELKSLGVVDRQKGSGTRVNTDIWGVSHKRIPNWGRYVEDGSFLPNVPLVQQIRTETQKDDLINLASGELSPELIPSDRFRTILSEKTFMENLGYDHPLGNEMLRKTIAAHVEQYKQIEADSSSILITSGAQQALNLIVQCLLKPGDAIAIEDPSYCYSLPMFKSAGLKIFRLPVDQHGMNPDDLIDLHKKHRIRMVFLNPDYQNPTGTVLSLARRKKVLELSSEFGIPIVEDDPYSLTSFNGEVNPTLKSMDQNGNVLYVSSLSKIVASGLRIGWVIGPTRVIERLADAKQQVDFGHSVFTQWVANQFLESEDFHTHITMLRGQLKQRRDELIRKLEEILGDQVEFFVPEGGIHLWCKVQGTFDEYHLLGESIRNGVAFVPGSVLGSKSEYIRFTFGRANVEQIQLGITRFAETLNEIQ, from the coding sequence ATGGAATGGCAACCGAATCGTGAAGATAAGATACCAGTGTATAAACAAATTGCTGATTACATTGAAAGAGGCATTTCTACCGGTGAATTCCCTTCTGATAGAAAATTACCTTCTGAGCGTATGTTAGCACAGAAGTTACAAGTGAACCGGAGTACAGTAGTAGCTGCTTATGAGGAATTAAAATCACTTGGGGTAGTAGACCGGCAAAAAGGAAGCGGCACCCGTGTGAATACAGACATATGGGGTGTGTCACATAAACGAATACCGAACTGGGGTAGGTACGTTGAGGATGGATCGTTCTTGCCTAATGTACCACTTGTTCAACAAATTCGAACGGAAACACAAAAAGATGATTTAATCAATTTAGCGAGTGGTGAATTGTCACCAGAATTAATTCCGAGTGATAGATTTCGAACAATTTTGTCGGAGAAAACATTTATGGAAAATCTCGGTTATGACCACCCACTTGGAAATGAAATGTTGCGAAAAACAATTGCAGCACATGTCGAGCAATATAAACAAATAGAAGCAGATTCAAGCTCTATTCTTATTACATCTGGAGCTCAGCAGGCACTTAATCTTATCGTTCAATGTTTGTTAAAGCCTGGCGATGCGATTGCAATCGAGGATCCTTCATATTGTTATTCACTTCCGATGTTTAAATCAGCGGGCTTAAAAATATTCCGTTTACCAGTTGATCAGCATGGTATGAATCCAGATGACTTAATCGATTTGCACAAAAAGCATCGCATTCGTATGGTGTTTTTAAATCCGGATTATCAAAATCCAACTGGAACGGTACTTTCATTGGCAAGACGTAAAAAGGTTTTAGAACTATCTTCTGAATTTGGTATACCGATTGTAGAAGATGATCCGTATAGTTTGACTTCTTTTAATGGAGAAGTGAATCCAACATTGAAATCGATGGATCAAAATGGGAATGTTCTTTATGTAAGCTCATTATCAAAAATTGTTGCATCAGGATTACGTATTGGTTGGGTAATTGGTCCGACGCGTGTAATTGAGCGATTGGCAGATGCGAAGCAGCAAGTTGATTTCGGTCATAGTGTATTTACACAGTGGGTAGCGAACCAATTTTTAGAATCTGAGGATTTTCATACGCATATTACGATGCTTCGTGGACAACTGAAACAAAGAAGAGATGAGTTAATTAGAAAGCTTGAAGAAATATTAGGGGACCAGGTTGAATTTTTTGTTCCTGAGGGTGGAATACATTTATGGTGCAAAGTGCAAGGAACGTTTGATGAATATCATTTACTAGGTGAATCTATACGAAATGGTGTAGCATTTGTACCCGGAAGCGTCCTAGGCTCGAAAAGTGAATATATACGATTTACTTTTGGCAGAGCGAATGTAGAACAAATTCAGCTTGGAATTACAAGATTTGCAGAG